CGTGGCGGACCACTCGACCCCAGGAAGGCGCGGAATGGCCGACCTGGGCGACGTGCTGCACGCCGCAGCCAATCCGGACCGCACGAGGCCGTTCGCGATCGAACCGGTCATGGCAGCCCTTGCCGACCGCGACGCACCACAACTACGGCGTTGGGAGGACTCGAAGGGCGCAACCGGGGCACATGTGTGGGACACCAGGGTGGACGGCTGGGGGGTCAGCCTGATCGGCATCGATTCCAGGCCCCGGCAGGTCGACGGCACATGGGAAGCCGCGGCCACGCTCTATCCGGAAGGTGCACGCAAGGTTGCACGCGCTCTCAACCACGCCAGCGGGCGCCGCCCGGCGGTCGTGCTCGCCAACCTGGCGGGCTTCGACGGCTCGCGGGACTCGCTGTTCAACCGCCAGCTCGAACACGGCGCCGAGCTCGCGCGTGCAGTCGTCAACTTCCGCGGTCCACTCGTGGTGGTGGTCATCGGTCGTTTCCACGGAGGTGCGTACGTGGTTCTCAACCGGCGCCTCAACCCCGAGCTGCGGATCGTCGCACTCGAGGGCACGAGGGTGTCGGTGATCGGTGGCACGTCGGCCGCCGAGGTGGTGCTGCGCCGACAGGTCGCCGAGGAACTCGAACGGGCCGGCGGCGACCCGGGCGACACCGAGGCGCACCGCGCTGCAGTCGCGAAGGTGGCCGCCGACTTCGACCGCACTCACGACGTGCACCGTGCGGCCGCGGTGGGTTCTGTCGACCGTGTGATCGGTCCCGAGGACCTCCGGCCGGTGGTCTCGTCGCTCGTGGCCGCCGCCGGCGACGAAGAGTCGGCGGAAGCGGACCTCAGAGCGACGGGTCGAGAGCCACGGCTCGCAGATAGGAGCGCAGCGCCCGCTTGAGCTCCCTCACCGCGGAGGGGTGCGGGCGGTCATCGCGCACCGAGAAGTGCAGCAGCGAGTAGCACATCTGCACCACGACCTCCGCGATCGTGCGCGTGCGGCGCTTCGAGCCGGGCGGAAGCAACGGCTCCACCAGGGGCACGACCTCGTCGGTGACCACCTTGGTCTGGTCCGCCAGCAGTGAGCGGGTGGCGGCGGTGGACTGCATGGCCAGCCACACATGGCGACGCGTGGGGTCAGTACGCCAGAGCTCGGCGAGGTTGTCGATCACGCCGTCGGTGCCGGACTGCCATTCGGTCGTGTCGAAGCCCTGCGCCGCCTCATGCAACTCCGACGCGAGAGCCACGGTGTCCTCGCGTGACAGCTCCGCGATCAGTGCGTGCTTGTTGGGGAAGAACTGGTACACGGAGCCGATGGGAACGTCGGCGCCGATTGCGACCGCCTCGAGTGTGAAGCCATCGAGGCCGACCTCAGAGAGCTGCGAACGCGCGCTTGACAGGATCAAGTCGAAGCGTCTTCGGCCGCGTTCCTGCACCGGTCGCTTGCGCACTGACAGCTGGGGCGCTCCCATGCCCACAAGCATGGCCCGTCGCCGCGGTCCCTGCAGGTCGACCTGTGCGAAGTGCGGCCCGTGCGGCGAAGGTAGAGTCTCGGCCATGAAGATCGAGATCAATTACGACCTGTGCGAGGCAAACGCGATCTGTATGGCGATCGCGCCAGAGGTGTTCGAGGTTCGTGACGACGACAACCTCTACATCCTCGACGAGAACCCGGGCGAGGACATGCGCGAGAAGATGGAAGAGGCCGTGCGCCGTTGCCCGAAGCAGGCCATCGCAATCAGCGGGTGAAACCCACAGTCGTAGTCGGCGCTTCCCTGGCCGCCATGAGCGCGGTCCAGGCGATGAGGGCAGCGGGCCACGACGGCCACATCATCGTTGCCGACCGCTCGCCGGTCCTGCCGAAGGACCGGCCGCCGCTGTCCAAGCAGGTGCTGGCCGGCGAATGGGACCTGGGCCGCGCCAACCAGCCCGTGGCGAGTCAGCTGGCCGAGCTCGATGTCGACCTACGCCTCGACTGCCTGGCGCAGTCCCTCGATGCTGCCAATCGGCTCGTGGTCCTGGCGGACGGTGAGCACATCGAGGCCGAAGGCATCGTTGTCGCC
This genomic interval from Actinomycetes bacterium contains the following:
- a CDS encoding ferredoxin, whose translation is MKIEINYDLCEANAICMAIAPEVFEVRDDDNLYILDENPGEDMREKMEEAVRRCPKQAIAISG
- a CDS encoding TetR/AcrR family transcriptional regulator, with amino-acid sequence MGAPQLSVRKRPVQERGRRRFDLILSSARSQLSEVGLDGFTLEAVAIGADVPIGSVYQFFPNKHALIAELSREDTVALASELHEAAQGFDTTEWQSGTDGVIDNLAELWRTDPTRRHVWLAMQSTAATRSLLADQTKVVTDEVVPLVEPLLPPGSKRRTRTIAEVVVQMCYSLLHFSVRDDRPHPSAVRELKRALRSYLRAVALDPSL